CAGCATATCCGTCTCCACCTTCCCATTCCCGGCTCCctggcctgccaggcctctcctTAGAGGAACTGGGTCAAATTAGGCAGTGCAGATTGGAGACACACCAGAGGGGGAGGAGGTATAATGTGAGAGAAATTAGCAACACAAGATAGGCTTAGTTCAAAGATCTCAAAAGGAAACTGACTTTACAGCAACACAGACATCATTCAGTGATGGAGGTAGGCATATATGTactgtaaattcagttcagtgagCTGAATACAAAGTACCTAGAAACAGCCAGCTTCCCAATTTAAAAGGAAGTATCTCtgtgaggagggaggaaaggTTGGTCATTGTAACCTGAGACAAAGATTTTCTTCCTTGTTCTTTCAAATGCACCTGGCACCCTAAACAGAGCCCTCCAAGGCCCTGGCTTTCTCTCATCAACATAATGTTGCATTTGAACAGGAATGGGCAGGAACAGGTATTCCCTTCTAGACAGAAGATTTCCCACCACACTTCCTGACAAGCAGCAACTGAGACCAGTCCAAGGTCTGACTTCCAAGGTCAGGCTTCAGCTACCATCCCCATCTCCACAAAAACATACCCACAGCTCTAACTATTGGTGACAAAAATATCAGAAAGTCAAGTTTTCTCTATGTACTGGCTCTGAAAGCCTGAAATAAGGTGGACATCACAAGTAATGAAAGCTCTTCAAATCCTCCAAAGAATCCTGTTTGACCCAGTGATACTCCAAAAttggaatttaaaagacactCCATGTGGCTTCATGGGTAGAAAGGTAGTGACAAGGATGTTGCTGAAAAATGCAGGTGGAAGTGGAGAGAGGGCTAAGTCTCCATGTCATCCTTTTGGTTGCAGTAGGGAGAAggggaatttttttcctttggtctcaCTTAGGATCTGAAGTGAAGCCCAgggatcattattatttttaaaatatttatttatttggctgcaccaggtcttagttgtggtatgtgggatccttgatcttccttgcagcatgtggaatatagttctctgaccaggggtcaaacccaggcccccttggGAGCGTTGAGccatagccactggaccaccagggaggtccctccccagtgatgatgatgatgatgattttaatttttatggaggtttagttgatttacaatgttgtgttagtttcgagtgtacagcaaagtgaatctcttacacatatatccactcagtGGGCAGCAAAGTCATTATGTTTTGTGCTTGAGAAGTCAACATCTGTTGAGTAGAACAAGATATAATTCTGAAGCTGCCAAATTGAGGGCATCTCCCACCATCCTGGGGCCCACCCCAGAAGGTCCACTGAGACCTCTTCTGATTCCCAATGGTAAggctattttcttttataaagactTTATCTCAGGAGCCACTAGTTTGACGGTTCTTGTGATCCAGGGAGCTGTCTGGATTCTCTGAATTAGGCTGTAAGTGGGGAAGGCCGAATACCGCATACCGCATACCCCAAAGAAAGATTCACTGACCTACTGGCAGACCCATGAGGAGATGAGGAATTCCTGGCTGGACATTTCACATACCCTACCAAATAAGATGCCACACCCAGAGTGTCTAATTTGGCCTTTTATCTGGTCTTGTCCTCAGAATTTGAGTTATCTTAAGTGGAAATATTCTAGGTAGTCAGACACCTGTTGTTAATGCTTCCTaaagtggctcagatagtaaagaatctgcctgcaatgcaggagacccatgttcaatccctgggtcaggaagatcccctggagaagggaatggctacacactccagtattcttgcctggagaattccatgggaagaggaacctggcaagctacagtccatgtagccACAGAGctagacaagactgagtgacatttttttttttttttctcccaaggaaaAGTAGCAGTAAGGGGAAACAGTCAGGCCTCAATAGTCTTCTGTTTGGTCATGATATTGGAAGGCCTAGAGTTGATCTGTGAGCAAGTCACAACCACACCAGGCTCACCACTGATGCTCTGAGGGCTCAGACTGGAGAGACTAGGGTAAGCTGGAGCTCTCAAACATGTAAGTGGGGGTGTTTAAGTCACAACAGTAgacagttttggagaaggaaatggcaacccactgcagtattactgcctggaaaatcccatggatagaagaatcTGGCacgctacaatccatggggtagcaaagaatcagacaaaactgagggactttcacttttttttttcccccaaggataTGAACATGTACCTTCACACAGGCAAGGTGAACAAGTAGCAGTAAGGGGAAGTAGCCAGGCCTCAACAGACTTCTGTTTGGTCATAATATTGGAAGGCCTAGAGTTGACCTATAAGTCACAATCATACCAAGCTCACCACTGATGCTTTGAGGGCTCATACTGGGGAGACTGGGGCATAGCTGGAGCTctcaaatatgtaaataaatggaggTGTTTAAGTCACGACAGTAGACAATTTTGCTTTATAAGAGAAGGGACTGAGGTCAAAGAAGTTGTTCAGTGTTGACACACTGTGGTTGGTGATATATCAAATCTTCCTGGAAGCAGAGTCAGTAAATTCATGACCTTGGGGGGTAccatattttctaaatatctccTATCTAAAGTCCCATGTTCCCATTAAACATTGTCACTAGACAGGATCActcatagtttgtttttttttttaaagcacagaaatcaaacaaTGAGATTCTACAACTCTAGCAAACTGGGGTAAGAAAATAACTGGGATGGGGCTGTGTGAGGAGGTACAAGGAAGGCTGTTTTAGTTTAGACTTGCTTCCCAggtctgtttttctctctggttGTCTGCCCCAGGACTTCTGCCTGTTACATTTCTTTCTTAAGGCTCCTATGCAATGAATCTCTTCCTTCCCAGCCTTGCTTCTCAGGTTCCCCGGACTTCTCACCCTGCATAGTGCCGCACACAGCACTTTTTGCTCCACCCTAAGTTTCTTCTCTACCACTTGTTTCTCCCACTCTGCTCATTGCCTTCCCATTTAGGCCTATGTCTTTCTCGCTAACCTTCTTGACCGACATCTCCCCCTAGCCACCCGCAGCCTCTTGCTTCTTTGCCAAAGTACCCAGTCTAATCCTTTCTCCACCCTATCCTTCTATTCTACCCAGCCTCACCCAACGAAGGAGCGTCGCGCACGCCAGGTCTTGCCTGTCCTCGGTTCTCTGTTTTGACCCATCTCCCGCCTTTTTAGGACGCCTAGGTCCCTGCTACATCCCTGTCAATCTTATGGCCTCGCGCCAACCCCTACCCCCCACCGCCAGCTTCCTCCCTTAGGCCTCAGCCCACCCAGCGACCCTCTCCCCACCAGGCCCCCGCCCACGTGTCCCCCTCCCTTCACGCCCAGGCccctcaggccccgcccccggcggCCGAGGCCCCGCCTCTCGCGCTTCGCCCAAACCCCGCCCCTCACTCACCTGAGGCAGCTCCGCGCGCGCGCAGGATGggggggtgagggagaggggaCGGAATTGGGAGAGAGGGAGGCGGGGCAGCGGGGGTCCCCCACTCTGGCCCGGACGGCCCAGTGCGGGGGGAGTGGGGTCACTGAGCTGGCCACAACCGGGCCGGAGGCGGGACCCGGGCGctcagcggcggcggcggctccatCTCCATCAGCGGCTTCACCTGAGGAGGGACAGGCCCCCCCCCATAAACCCCCCCAGTACGACTGTCCCCCTCCCCTGAACAACTTCCGGTCCCACTACCAGGCGACAGGCGGTGTGGCCGAACACCGAGCGCCTCCAAGCTGGGGAGACCAGGGAAGGAGAGCTAGGGGAGAGTAGTCGAGCGCCGAAAGATTCAAGTCCTAAAGGCGCGGTCGCAGGCAAAGGAAAACTCAAGGACTGACCCTTCATCTACATCTACTTTGCAAACAAGTCCACGTTGGGCGCTCTAGTTGCCCTGGCATGCCTGCCTCTACTGCCAAGTTTTGCCTTTGCCCCTTCTACGACAATATTGATTTTAACCTCCTTAACATTCTTCGCCTTTCCTGCAAGGGCGAAGGAATTGTGTGGGGGAGGGACTTAAgaatgacaaattaaaaaaaatttcctcttgGAGGGATATCTTGAGGTCATTCACCTAAGTAGTCCTGCAGACACGGACAGACTTCAGAGAACGAAACCCCACTTCTTGACTTCCCTTCACCTTTTGTTTTGAGTTCTCAAGAGATATCCCAATACCAGTACATTTCCCTCTCTTCAATTTGCTCACTCCCCAGCCTCAAGAAGTCCCccaaatcatctttaaaaaatttttcaaagtgGTAGTCTTAAGCAgatattttattgatgtatttaGAAAAGTGGAACTATAAAGGGAGAGGGTTGTGTTGCGCTCTTCACAACCCTTGGCAACCTAGAGGCAGTAAAaagttacatatacacacattttctgaagaatcccaaggacaaaggcaAAATAAGGCCTCAGTGGTGACAGTCATTAGAAATGGAGATAGGGCAGATAGAGAAAATAGTGCTTATTTCCAGAATTACTCTTCCTGCTTCTAGTCCTTTGCTCCAATAGCTCTTACCTTCTGGCACAGGGTCAGTGGCCTGTGACTATAAATAGTGTCCAAGGAGGAGTGAGTGCTTGGGTGGAAATGTGTGAGGAATGTATTTGTATGTGGCTTCAGAATGCATAGTCAGGGTTGTGATCCAAGACATGGAGAAGAGGTGGAGGGAAAAGATTTTTTGTGCTAATGAGGCCAAAGAATGGGTATGGAAAGAGGCTCAGAATGTGGTTCTGCTTCACCTTCTCATGGGGTGACATGGACATGGACACGGTGCCAGGCATTGTTGAGCACCCCTCGCAGGTTCCAGATTGGGGCCACTGTGTCTGGCTGCACATTGTAGCTCTCATCTACAGCCTTACAGACAATGTTCAGTTCCTTTATCCCAgctggcaaaggggcttgcagaTGCCATAGTCGCCAGGCCCAGGCCTTTCGGGCACGCTGCTCCTCTCCTTCCAGCTCAGCCACTTGCCAGGTTAGGCCCCCATCCAGAGACACATCCACCCTGACCACAGCTCTTCCTCCACCACTCCATGCATAGCCTTTGACAGTCACCTCCCCTGACCCTATTGTCTCCCCTTCTTTGGGTTGTGTGATGGCTGACTGGATAGGAAGTTCTTGGATAGATGGAGCTGAATCAAAATCTACAGTGTCCCAGTCCACAGATGGAGAAAAGCCTTTGTAATCCCGCCGCTGCCAGTGGCTGAAACTTTCCTCTGGTTCCACACTCACTTTGCCCAGCCATTTGACATGGCGGGCACCCACCACACCAGGAACCACCACTCGCACAGGAAAGCCATGGTCACGAGGCAGAGGTTGCCCATTCATCTCATATGCCAGCAGGACCTCAGCTTCAGGGTCCATGGCCCGAGCCAGAGGGATGGATGCTCCATAGGCAGTCCCTGTGGGGTCTGAGTCCAGTCCCTCAAAGCAGACATGGGCCTCAGTTTCACAGAGCTGGTAACCAGCCTGGGCTAACACATCACAAAGCCGTGCCCCAGCCCAGCGTGCAGTGCTAATGGCCCCCAAACTCCACTCCAGACCTCTTACTTCTTTGAACTGAGTCATCTCGGAGCGCCGGTTGCCAGCACACTGCAGAGTGACCGTGATCTCGTGCTTAGGGAACTGGTACAAGTCATCCAGGGACAGGCACAGTGACTGACCCCCTGGTGGCCCTACTACATTCAGGCGATAGGTGTCTGGGTCCACGTTAGGTACAGGCAAATGATTCCGGGTGAAGAATATAGGGTTTGGTGTGATGTAGTTTTCTGTCAGCAACTCAGGGGGGGGCTCCGCATTAAAGGGGCGCTGGGTGTTGACCTTCAGAGCTGAGTGACGTATAGGATCATCCGCATAAGGATCAGAGGTCTTCAAGATGGAGGGTGCCTTGTCGTCAGGGCTCAGCTCCCCAATCTTGTACTGAGCTAGTATCTCTCGCACGTGGGGCTGGTTGTGAACAGCATAGAGGGCCCAGAAGGGCTCTAAAGGACCCCCGGCTGCTAGCATCAGCTTTGATGCCCCCCCTGGGTGTATGTCCACAAATTCTGTGATATCAAAAACCTCACAGCCCAAAGTTACCCAGACCCCAGTCTCAGGGCTGCTGTGGGATTTCACTTCCTCCCTGGTATATCTGCGTGGTGACTCTTGAGAAGCCTGAGGCAAAAGGGAACAGAATGTTAAGAAGAAATCACTCTACCTCACTCTGaccctgtgcttccctggtggctcagatggttaagaatctgcccacaatgcgagagacctgggtttgatccatggttcaggaagatcccctggaaaaaggcatggcaacccactccagtattctgtcctggagaattccatggacagaggagcctgatgaggtccatggggtcg
Above is a genomic segment from Bos indicus isolate NIAB-ARS_2022 breed Sahiwal x Tharparkar chromosome 5, NIAB-ARS_B.indTharparkar_mat_pri_1.0, whole genome shotgun sequence containing:
- the SUOX gene encoding sulfite oxidase, mitochondrial, producing MLLLLLHRAVAPGLRQAYRLKSTPARLCIRACCTNDSFQPQRSSFTFSGDNSSTRGWRVMGTLLGLGAVLACHDQQCRASQESPRRYTREEVKSHSSPETGVWVTLGCEVFDITEFVDIHPGGASKLMLAAGGPLEPFWALYAVHNQPHVREILAQYKIGELSPDDKAPSILKTSDPYADDPIRHSALKVNTQRPFNAEPPPELLTENYITPNPIFFTRNHLPVPNVDPDTYRLNVVGPPGGQSLCLSLDDLYQFPKHEITVTLQCAGNRRSEMTQFKEVRGLEWSLGAISTARWAGARLCDVLAQAGYQLCETEAHVCFEGLDSDPTGTAYGASIPLARAMDPEAEVLLAYEMNGQPLPRDHGFPVRVVVPGVVGARHVKWLGKVSVEPEESFSHWQRRDYKGFSPSVDWDTVDFDSAPSIQELPIQSAITQPKEGETIGSGEVTVKGYAWSGGGRAVVRVDVSLDGGLTWQVAELEGEEQRARKAWAWRLWHLQAPLPAGIKELNIVCKAVDESYNVQPDTVAPIWNLRGVLNNAWHRVHVHVTP